Proteins found in one Triticum aestivum cultivar Chinese Spring chromosome 4D, IWGSC CS RefSeq v2.1, whole genome shotgun sequence genomic segment:
- the LOC123099312 gene encoding 3-ketoacyl-CoA synthase 6 yields the protein MVTVPVAAAGLIAMVRLGAEELASRLSVLNPVHLYLACFFPAAAAIVYLMLRPRAVYLVDYAGFRTPSNCRVPFATFLEHARQLPEFNERSIRFMTRLLERSGLGNETCLPPTHHYIGTHKYCTVDAARAEFELVAFSAIDDLLAKTGIGPDAIDILIVNCSLFCPTPSLVDIIINKYKLRSDVRSMHLSGMGCSAGMISVMLLPNCLFRIGGAAALLSTSSAKARFRLKHVVRTLTAADDSSFRCVFPEEDGEGHRGINLSKDLMNIAGNSLKANITAMGPLVLPAREQLMFAFSFIARKVIGKRVKPYVPDFRTAFEHFCIHAGGRAVIDELQKSLSLSDEQVEASRMTLHRFGNTSSSSLWYELAYIEAKGRMRKGDRVWMIGFGSGFKCNSAAWECIEPARNAHGPWATSIHRYPVDVTDVFKH from the coding sequence ATGGTCACCGTGCCCGTTGCGGCTGCCGGCCTTATCGCGATGGTGCGCTTGGGGGCGGAGGAGCTGGCCAGCCGACTCTCTGTGCTCAACCCAGTGCACCTGTATTTGGCCTGTTTCTTCCCGGCCGCAGCGGCCATCGTCTACCTAATGCTGCGTCCGCGCGCGGTGTACCTCGTCGACTACGCCGGCTTCCGTACCCCGTCTAACTGCCGGGTACCCTTCGCCACATTTCTGGAGCACGCCAGACAACTGCCCGAGTTCAACGAGCGCAGCATCCGGTTCATGACGCGGTTGCTGGAGCGCTCAGGGCTCGGGAACGAGACTTGCCTGCCCCCGACACACCACTACATCGGGACGCACAAATATTGCACCGTTGACGCAGCGCGCGCCGAGTTCGAGCTCGTGGCTTTCTCAGCCATCGACGACCTGCTCGCCAAGACCGGTATCGGCCCGGACGCCATCGACATACTCATCGTCAACTGCAGCTTGTTTTGTCCCACTCCGTCTTTGGTCGACATAATCATAAACAAGTACAAGCTGCGGAGCGACGTCCGCAGCATGCACCTCTCCGGCATGGGATGTAGCGCGGGGATGATCTCCGTGATGCTCCTGCCTAACTGCCTCTTCCGCATAGGCGGAGCGGCCGCGCTGCTGTCGACATCGTCGGCAAAGGCCCGGTTCCGCCTAAAGCATGTCGTGCGCACCCTCACCGCCGCGGACGACAGTTCGTTCCGGTGTGTGTTCCCGGAGGAGGACGGAGAGGGCCACCGGGGGATCAACCTCAGCAAGGATCTGATGAACATCGCCGGCAACTCGCTCAAGGCCAACATCACTGCAATGGGCCCACTCGTCCTGCCGGCCAGGGAGCAGCTCATGTTCGCCTTCTCCTTCATCGCACGGAAGGTGATCGGCAAGAGAGTGAAGCCGTACGTCCCGGACTTCCGCACTGCCTTTGAGCACTTCTGCATCCACGCCGGTGGCCGCGCGGTCATCGACGAGCTGCAGAAGAGCCTTAGCCTTTCCGACGAGCAGGTGGAGGCATCACGCATGACGCTGCACCGGTTTGGAAACACGTCGAGCAGCTCGTTGTGGTACGAGCTGGCCTACATAGAGGCCAAGGGCCGCATGCGCAAGGGCGACCGCGTGTGGATGATCGGCTTCGGATCCGGATTCAAGTGCAATAGTGCGGCGTGGGAGTGCATCGAGCCTGCGCGCAACGCGCATGGACCGTGGGCAACGTCCATCCACAGATATCCGGTGGATGTTACTGATGTTTTCAAGCATTAA